In Mus caroli chromosome 19, CAROLI_EIJ_v1.1, whole genome shotgun sequence, a genomic segment contains:
- the Pprc1 gene encoding peroxisome proliferator-activated receptor gamma coactivator-related protein 1 isoform X5, which translates to MAARRGRRDRVAPPPTGGPGPDPGGGVRGGSWASRSQAPHGTGGSGSAAEQVHEDGNDSSFVSLSRLGPSLREKDLEMEELILQDETLLETMQSYMDASLISLIEDFGEQSRLSLEDQNEMSLLTALTEILDNADSENLSPFDTIPDSELLVSPRESSSLHKLLNLSRTPPERDLITPIDPLGPSTGSSRVSGVEMPLADSPWDFSPPPFLETSSPKLPSWRPSRPRPRWGQSPPPQQRSDGEEEEEVAGFSGQMLAGELDNSVNVLDFPMHLACPEEEGTAEAADAPASAPGDESISSLSELVRAMHPYCLPNLTHLASLEGELQGQADADELTLPEGCVVLEIVGQAATTGDDLEIPVVVRQIPSGSQSVLLDESLGSSPALQLLMPTMESETEAAVPEVAPCPDQELPLSSACLSEPREIMESLTSKEPQSLPASASQVSQKVPRKGRKKKNKEQPAACVEGCTRRLRSSSRGQSTVSAEVNSQAGSSQKQPHEELQREVAAPQSRGKPRAWARAWAAALEKTESENLERSAGQDSSAEEDALDLCPKLLETSQANPTLSLNDSAQADSMPVDSVESDASAVGNAVPVDQASSGTELVGSLPVGPNLTSSVLADKKGIEPAVSIPTSGNLSPADAVLANTVAADPVPNDLAPAEPVVVKCRPTDPRRAAAAAAAAQGSRPSLQSADHPKVGTPEGKDVVGPLKVEGNTSATTQEAKPRPLSLSEYRQRRQQRQTETEDRNSQPPVGKWPSLPETPTELADIPCLVPSAPTRKTAPQRSPIAVPETVSVGSNPASPTPEPSASKLMVSTHSEQVSSHEMPLAVRPPPPPLQSVSPAGPIPSTVPAPLPFPPSIPPLLPLPSSGHGVPSLPPPPLQPPGLPVSMRQMPPDPYTQYAPVPPWSCYPSVSPPGYSCLPPPPTMPIVSGTPGTYAVPPTCNVPWVPPPAPVSPYSSSCAYGSLGWGPGLQQPPFWSTVSPPPLSSVPTGRAVPLSHVEPSSDPAGPPEDVLPEPVTSSLSSGPASPAASPVEPTKPEAQPVPVSPRSEHKVSTLVQSPQIKAPSALSTEGIIFEESVSERLKPETQESRPKEKPVSTAIKSVPVPKQSTVAKLPAVHPARLRKLSFLPTPRAQGPEDVVQAFISEIGIEASDLSSLLEQFEKSEAKKECPLPASADSLAVGNSGSIDTPQEKKPLDRLQAPELANVAGLTPPATPPHQLWKPLAAVSLLAKAKSPKSTGQEGTLKPEGITEAKPPATACLQEGAHGPSPVHVGSGDHDYCVRSRTPPKRMPALVISEMGSRWNVKRHQDITIKPVLSLGSAAPPLPCTATSQEPLDHRTNIEQADPSAPCFAPSTLLSPEASPCRNEINARTPSEPSDKQQSMRCYRKACRSVSPSSRGWQGRRGRSSRSVSSGSSRTSGASSSSSVSSSSRSRSRSRSFSPPNKRWRRSSCSSSGRSRRCSSSSSSSSSSSSSSSSRSRSPSVSPCRRSDRRRRSYHRANDHYQRQRVLQKERAIEERRVVFIGKIPGRMTRSELKQRFSVFGEIEECTIHFRVQGDNYGFVTYRYAEEAFAAIESGHKLRQADEQPFDLCFGGRRQFCKRSYSDLDSNREDFDPAPVKSKFDSLDFDTLLKQAQKNLRR; encoded by the exons CAGAGCAGGTTATCTCTGGAGGACCAGAATGAAATGTCGCTGCTCACAGCTCTGACGGAGATCTTGGACAATGCAGATTCTGAGAACCTGTCCCCTTTTGACACCATTCCTGATTCAGAGCTGCTTGTGTCCCCTCGGGAGAGCTCCTCT ctgCACAAGCTGCTCAATCTCTCTCGGACACCCCCAGAACGTGACCTTATCACCCCAATTGACCCTTTGGGGCCCAGCACAGGAAGTAGTCGGGTGAGTGGG GTTGAGATGCCTCTTGCAGATTCTCCATGGGACTTCTCTCCGCCTCCTTTCTTGGAAACTTCTTCCCCTAAGCTGCCTAGCTGGAGACCCTCGAGACCAAGACCTCGATGGGGTCAGtcccctcctccccagcagcGCAgtgatggggaagaggaggaggaggtcgcTGGTTTCAGTGGTCAGATGCTTGCTGGTGAACTCGACAACTCGGTGAACGTGCTGGACTTCCCCATGCACCTGGCATGCCCTGAGGAAGAAGGCACAGCCGAGGCAGCAGATGCGCCAGCGTCAGCCCCTGGCGACGAGAGCATCTCCTCCTTGAGTGAGCTGGTTCGGGCCATGCATCCCTACTGCTTGCCCAACCTCACCCACTTGGCATCCCTTGAGGGTGAACTCCAGGGACAGGCTGATGCTGACGAGTTGACGCTGCCTGAGGGCTGTGTTGTGCTGGAGATTGTTGGCCAGGCAGCCACAACTGGTGATGACCTCGAGATCCCAGTCGTGGTGCGGCAGATTCCTTCTGGATCCCAGTCTGTGCTCCTGGATGAGTCTCTAGGAAGCAGTCCTGCCTTGCAGTTACTCATGCCCACCATGGAGTCCGAGACAGAAGCTGCTGTGCCTGAAGTTGCTCCTTGCCCTGATCAAGAATTACCACTGAGCTCCGCCTGCTTATCGGAGCCCAGGGAAATCATGGAGTCATTGACATCCAAGGAACCTCAGAGCCTACCTGCCAGTGCAAGTCAGGTTTCTCAGAAAGTTCCCAGAAagggcaggaagaagaagaacaaggaaCAGCCCGCAGCCTGTGTGGAAGGCTGTACCAGGCGGCTGAGGTCATCTTCTCGAGGACAGTCTACTGTGTCTGCAGAGGTGAACTCTCAGGCAGGCAGTTCACAGAAACAGCCCCACGAAGAGCTTCAGAGAGAGGTGGCTGCCCCTCAGAGCAGAGGGAAGCCACGGGCTTGGGCTCGGGCCTGGGCAGCTGCCTTAGAGAAGACGGAGTCCGAGAACTTAGAGAGAAGTGCAGGACAGGATAGTTCTGCTGAAGAAGATGCTCTGGATCTCTGTCCTAAGCTGCTTGAGACCAGCCAAGCCAACCCCACTCTCTCATTAAATGACTCTGCTCAAGCTGACTCCATGCCTGTTGACTCTGTTGAAAGTGATGCCTCTGCAGTTGGCAATGCTGTACCTGTTGACCAGGCTTCATCTGGTACAGAGCTGGTTGGTTCTCTCCCAGTAGGCCCAAACCTGACTAGCTCAGTCCTGGCTGACAAGAAAGGAATTGAACCTGCAGTGTCTATCCCCACTTCGGGTAACTTGTCTCCAGCTGATGCTGTCCTAGCAAACACAGTGGCAGCTGACCCTGTTCCAAATGACCTGGCTCCAGCAGAGCCTGTGGTAGTTAAGTGCAGACCCACTGATCCTAGgcgtgcagcagcagcagcagcagcagctcaggggAGTCGTCCTTCCCTACAGTCCGCAGACCATCCTAAGGTTGGCACCCCTGAAGGCAAGGATGTTGTAGGTCCTCTGAAGGTGGAAGGTAATACCAGCGCTACAACCCAGGAAGCCAAACCTCGGCCTCTCAGCCTATCTGAGTACCGACAGCGAAGGCAGCAGCggcaaacagaaacagaagacaggAATTCTCAGCCCCCAGTTGGCAAGTGGCCTAGTCTCCCAGAGACCCCCACAGAGCTGGCAGATATCCCTTGTCTTGTTCCATCAGCCCCAACCAGGAAGACAGCTCCACAGAGAAGCCCTATAGCTGTACCAGAGACTGTGTCTGTGGGTTCTAATCCTGCTTCCCCTACTCCTGAGCCATCTGCAAGCAAACTTATGGTTTCAACTCATTCTGAACAGGTGTCATCTCATGAGATGCCACTTGCAGTTAGACCACCCCCTCCTCCTTTGCAGTCTGTGTCTCCTGCTGGACCCATCCCTTCCACAGTGCCCGCTCCTTTGCCTTTTCCTCCGAGCATaccccctctgcttcctcttccttcaaGTGGCCACGGAGTCCCCAgcctgcccccacctcccttgCAACCTCCTGGACTTCCAGTATCAATGAGACAAATGCCACCTGACCCCTATACTCAGTATGCCCCTGTGCCACCCTGGTCTTGTTACCCCTCTGTGTCCCCTCCGGGCTATTCTTGTCTGCCCCCACCACCAACGATGCCCATAGTATCTGGTACTCCTGGTACCTATGCTGTGCCCCCAACTTGCAATGTGCCTTGGGTACCCCCTCCTGCACCAGTTTCACCTTACAGCTCCAGCTGTGCCTATGGGTCCCTTGGGTGGGGCCCAGGGCTGCAACAGCCTCCCTTTTGGTCTACTGTTTCTCCACCTCCGTTGTCTTCAGTCCCTACTGGAAGAGCTGTTCCTCTGTCCCACGTGGAACCCAGTAGTGATCCAGCTGGTCCTCCTGAAGATGTGCTTCCTGAGCCAGTGACTTCTTCCCTAAGCTCTGGGCCGGCCAGCCCCGCAGCTTCACCAGTAGAACCTACAAAGCCGGAGGCTCAGCCAGTGCCTGTATCTCCCCGATCGGAACACAAAGTGTCCACCTTGGTACAGAGTCCCCAGATCAAGGCTCCATCGGCTCTGTCTACTGAGGGTATAATTTTTGAGGAGTCTGTATCAGAGAGGCTAAAGCCTGAGACCCAGGAGAGCAGACCAAAGGAGAAGCCCGTCTCTACAGCTATCAAGTCTGTTCCCGTGCCAAAGCAGAGCACTGTTGCAAAGCTGCCTGCTGTCCATCCAGCCCGTCTAAGGAAGCTGTCCTTCCTGCCCACCCCACGTGCTCAGGGTCCTGAGGATGTGGTACAGGCTTTCATCAGTGAGATTG GGATCGAAGCATCAGACCTGTCAAGTCTGCTGGAGCAGTTTGAGAAGTCCGAAG CCAAAAAGGAGTGTCCTCTCCCGGCTTCTGCTGACAGCTTGGCTGTAGGAAACTCAGG CAGCATTGACACTCCCCAGGAGAAGAAACCCCTAGACCGGTTACAAGCCCCAGAACTGGCCAACGTGGCAG ggCTCACCCCTCCAGCTACCCCTCCCCACCAGTTATGGAAACCCCTGGCTGCTGTCTCACTGTTGGCCAAAGCCAAATCTCCTAAATCCACCGGCCAAGAGGGAACCCTGAAGCCTGAAGGAATTACAGAGGCCAAACCTCCAGCTACAGCCTGCCTCCAAGAAGGGGCCCACGGCCCTAGTCCAGTCCACGTGGGCTCTGGGGACCATGACTATTGTGTCCGAAGCAGGACACCCCCAAAAAGGATGCCTGCCCTAGTCATTTCAGAGATGGGCTCCCGATGGAATGTCAAGCGCCATCAGGACATCACCATCAAACCTGTGTTGTCATTGGGCTCAGCTGCACCCCCACTCCCATGCACGGCTACTTCCCAGGAGCCACTTGATCACAGGACTAACATTGAGCAGGCAGATCCTTCAGCGCCTTGTTTTGCCCCATCCACCTTGCTGTCCCCTGAGGCTTCACCCTGCCGGAATGAAATAAACGCTAGGACTCCCTCTGAGCCCTCAGACAAGCAGCAGTCAATGCGCTGTTACCGGAAAGCCTGCAGATCAGTCAGCCCCTCAAGTCGGGGCTGGCAAGGCCGCCGTGGCCGCAGTAGCCGTTCTGTCAGCTCTGGGTCCAGCCGGACCAGTGGAGCGTCCTCGTCCTCATCGGTGTCTTCCTCATCCCGATCCCGGTCCAGGTCCAGGTCCTTCTCCCCCCCCAACAAGAGGTGGCGAAG GTCCAGCTGCAGTTCCTCTGGACGGTCCAGAAggtgttcctcctcctcttcctcctcctcctcttcctcctcatcgtCCAGTTCCAGAAGCCGGTCTCCCTCTGTGTCCCCTTGCAGGAGAAGTGACCGGAGGCGGCG CTCTTACCACCGTGCAAATGACCATTACCAAAGGCAGAGAGTGCTGCAGAAGGAGCGTGCAATA gaagagagaagggtgGTCTTCATTGGGAAAATACCTGGCCGAATGACTCGGTCAGAGCTGAAACAGAGGTTCTCTGTTTTTGGAGAAATTGAGGAGTGTACCATTCATTTTCGTGTCCAAGG TGACAACTATGGTTTCGTCACTTACCGTTATGCTGAAGAGGCATTTGCAGCCATTGAGAGTGGCCACAAGTTGCGGCAGGCAGACGAGCAGCCCTTTGATCTCTGCTTTGGGGGCCGAAGGCAGTTCTGCAAGAGGAGTTACTCTGACCTTG ACTCCAATCGTGAAGACTTTGATCCTGCTCCTGTAAAGAGCAAATTTGATTCACTTGACTTTGATACATTGTTGAAACAGGCTCAGAAGAACCTCCGGAGGTAA
- the Pprc1 gene encoding peroxisome proliferator-activated receptor gamma coactivator-related protein 1 isoform X6: MAARRGRRDRVAPPPTGGPGPDPGGGVRGGSWASRSQAPHGTGGSGSAAEQVHEDGNDSSFVSLSRLGPSLREKDLEMEELILQDETLLETMQSYMDASLISLIEDFGEQSRLSLEDQNEMSLLTALTEILDNADSENLSPFDTIPDSELLVSPRESSSLHKLLNLSRTPPERDLITPIDPLGPSTGSSRVEMPLADSPWDFSPPPFLETSSPKLPSWRPSRPRPRWGQSPPPQQRSDGEEEEEVAGFSGQMLAGELDNSVNVLDFPMHLACPEEEGTAEAADAPASAPGDESISSLSELVRAMHPYCLPNLTHLASLEGELQGQADADELTLPEGCVVLEIVGQAATTGDDLEIPVVVRQIPSGSQSVLLDESLGSSPALQLLMPTMESETEAAVPEVAPCPDQELPLSSACLSEPREIMESLTSKEPQSLPASASQVSQKVPRKGRKKKNKEQPAACVEGCTRRLRSSSRGQSTVSAEVNSQAGSSQKQPHEELQREVAAPQSRGKPRAWARAWAAALEKTESENLERSAGQDSSAEEDALDLCPKLLETSQANPTLSLNDSAQADSMPVDSVESDASAVGNAVPVDQASSGTELVGSLPVGPNLTSSVLADKKGIEPAVSIPTSGNLSPADAVLANTVAADPVPNDLAPAEPVVVKCRPTDPRRAAAAAAAAQGSRPSLQSADHPKVGTPEGKDVVGPLKVEGNTSATTQEAKPRPLSLSEYRQRRQQRQTETEDRNSQPPVGKWPSLPETPTELADIPCLVPSAPTRKTAPQRSPIAVPETVSVGSNPASPTPEPSASKLMVSTHSEQVSSHEMPLAVRPPPPPLQSVSPAGPIPSTVPAPLPFPPSIPPLLPLPSSGHGVPSLPPPPLQPPGLPVSMRQMPPDPYTQYAPVPPWSCYPSVSPPGYSCLPPPPTMPIVSGTPGTYAVPPTCNVPWVPPPAPVSPYSSSCAYGSLGWGPGLQQPPFWSTVSPPPLSSVPTGRAVPLSHVEPSSDPAGPPEDVLPEPVTSSLSSGPASPAASPVEPTKPEAQPVPVSPRSEHKVSTLVQSPQIKAPSALSTEGIIFEESVSERLKPETQESRPKEKPVSTAIKSVPVPKQSTVAKLPAVHPARLRKLSFLPTPRAQGPEDVVQAFISEIGIEASDLSSLLEQFEKSEAKKECPLPASADSLAVGNSGSIDTPQEKKPLDRLQAPELANVAGLTPPATPPHQLWKPLAAVSLLAKAKSPKSTGQEGTLKPEGITEAKPPATACLQEGAHGPSPVHVGSGDHDYCVRSRTPPKRMPALVISEMGSRWNVKRHQDITIKPVLSLGSAAPPLPCTATSQEPLDHRTNIEQADPSAPCFAPSTLLSPEASPCRNEINARTPSEPSDKQQSMRCYRKACRSVSPSSRGWQGRRGRSSRSVSSGSSRTSGASSSSSVSSSSRSRSRSRSFSPPNKRWRRSSCSSSGRSRRCSSSSSSSSSSSSSSSSRSRSPSVSPCRRSDRRRRYSSYHRANDHYQRQRVLQKERAIEERRVVFIGKIPGRMTRSELKQRFSVFGEIEECTIHFRVQGDNYGFVTYRYAEEAFAAIESGHKLRQADEQPFDLCFGGRRQFCKRSYSDLDSNREDFDPAPVKSKFDSLDFDTLLKQAQKNLRR; this comes from the exons CAGAGCAGGTTATCTCTGGAGGACCAGAATGAAATGTCGCTGCTCACAGCTCTGACGGAGATCTTGGACAATGCAGATTCTGAGAACCTGTCCCCTTTTGACACCATTCCTGATTCAGAGCTGCTTGTGTCCCCTCGGGAGAGCTCCTCT ctgCACAAGCTGCTCAATCTCTCTCGGACACCCCCAGAACGTGACCTTATCACCCCAATTGACCCTTTGGGGCCCAGCACAGGAAGTAGTCGG GTTGAGATGCCTCTTGCAGATTCTCCATGGGACTTCTCTCCGCCTCCTTTCTTGGAAACTTCTTCCCCTAAGCTGCCTAGCTGGAGACCCTCGAGACCAAGACCTCGATGGGGTCAGtcccctcctccccagcagcGCAgtgatggggaagaggaggaggaggtcgcTGGTTTCAGTGGTCAGATGCTTGCTGGTGAACTCGACAACTCGGTGAACGTGCTGGACTTCCCCATGCACCTGGCATGCCCTGAGGAAGAAGGCACAGCCGAGGCAGCAGATGCGCCAGCGTCAGCCCCTGGCGACGAGAGCATCTCCTCCTTGAGTGAGCTGGTTCGGGCCATGCATCCCTACTGCTTGCCCAACCTCACCCACTTGGCATCCCTTGAGGGTGAACTCCAGGGACAGGCTGATGCTGACGAGTTGACGCTGCCTGAGGGCTGTGTTGTGCTGGAGATTGTTGGCCAGGCAGCCACAACTGGTGATGACCTCGAGATCCCAGTCGTGGTGCGGCAGATTCCTTCTGGATCCCAGTCTGTGCTCCTGGATGAGTCTCTAGGAAGCAGTCCTGCCTTGCAGTTACTCATGCCCACCATGGAGTCCGAGACAGAAGCTGCTGTGCCTGAAGTTGCTCCTTGCCCTGATCAAGAATTACCACTGAGCTCCGCCTGCTTATCGGAGCCCAGGGAAATCATGGAGTCATTGACATCCAAGGAACCTCAGAGCCTACCTGCCAGTGCAAGTCAGGTTTCTCAGAAAGTTCCCAGAAagggcaggaagaagaagaacaaggaaCAGCCCGCAGCCTGTGTGGAAGGCTGTACCAGGCGGCTGAGGTCATCTTCTCGAGGACAGTCTACTGTGTCTGCAGAGGTGAACTCTCAGGCAGGCAGTTCACAGAAACAGCCCCACGAAGAGCTTCAGAGAGAGGTGGCTGCCCCTCAGAGCAGAGGGAAGCCACGGGCTTGGGCTCGGGCCTGGGCAGCTGCCTTAGAGAAGACGGAGTCCGAGAACTTAGAGAGAAGTGCAGGACAGGATAGTTCTGCTGAAGAAGATGCTCTGGATCTCTGTCCTAAGCTGCTTGAGACCAGCCAAGCCAACCCCACTCTCTCATTAAATGACTCTGCTCAAGCTGACTCCATGCCTGTTGACTCTGTTGAAAGTGATGCCTCTGCAGTTGGCAATGCTGTACCTGTTGACCAGGCTTCATCTGGTACAGAGCTGGTTGGTTCTCTCCCAGTAGGCCCAAACCTGACTAGCTCAGTCCTGGCTGACAAGAAAGGAATTGAACCTGCAGTGTCTATCCCCACTTCGGGTAACTTGTCTCCAGCTGATGCTGTCCTAGCAAACACAGTGGCAGCTGACCCTGTTCCAAATGACCTGGCTCCAGCAGAGCCTGTGGTAGTTAAGTGCAGACCCACTGATCCTAGgcgtgcagcagcagcagcagcagcagctcaggggAGTCGTCCTTCCCTACAGTCCGCAGACCATCCTAAGGTTGGCACCCCTGAAGGCAAGGATGTTGTAGGTCCTCTGAAGGTGGAAGGTAATACCAGCGCTACAACCCAGGAAGCCAAACCTCGGCCTCTCAGCCTATCTGAGTACCGACAGCGAAGGCAGCAGCggcaaacagaaacagaagacaggAATTCTCAGCCCCCAGTTGGCAAGTGGCCTAGTCTCCCAGAGACCCCCACAGAGCTGGCAGATATCCCTTGTCTTGTTCCATCAGCCCCAACCAGGAAGACAGCTCCACAGAGAAGCCCTATAGCTGTACCAGAGACTGTGTCTGTGGGTTCTAATCCTGCTTCCCCTACTCCTGAGCCATCTGCAAGCAAACTTATGGTTTCAACTCATTCTGAACAGGTGTCATCTCATGAGATGCCACTTGCAGTTAGACCACCCCCTCCTCCTTTGCAGTCTGTGTCTCCTGCTGGACCCATCCCTTCCACAGTGCCCGCTCCTTTGCCTTTTCCTCCGAGCATaccccctctgcttcctcttccttcaaGTGGCCACGGAGTCCCCAgcctgcccccacctcccttgCAACCTCCTGGACTTCCAGTATCAATGAGACAAATGCCACCTGACCCCTATACTCAGTATGCCCCTGTGCCACCCTGGTCTTGTTACCCCTCTGTGTCCCCTCCGGGCTATTCTTGTCTGCCCCCACCACCAACGATGCCCATAGTATCTGGTACTCCTGGTACCTATGCTGTGCCCCCAACTTGCAATGTGCCTTGGGTACCCCCTCCTGCACCAGTTTCACCTTACAGCTCCAGCTGTGCCTATGGGTCCCTTGGGTGGGGCCCAGGGCTGCAACAGCCTCCCTTTTGGTCTACTGTTTCTCCACCTCCGTTGTCTTCAGTCCCTACTGGAAGAGCTGTTCCTCTGTCCCACGTGGAACCCAGTAGTGATCCAGCTGGTCCTCCTGAAGATGTGCTTCCTGAGCCAGTGACTTCTTCCCTAAGCTCTGGGCCGGCCAGCCCCGCAGCTTCACCAGTAGAACCTACAAAGCCGGAGGCTCAGCCAGTGCCTGTATCTCCCCGATCGGAACACAAAGTGTCCACCTTGGTACAGAGTCCCCAGATCAAGGCTCCATCGGCTCTGTCTACTGAGGGTATAATTTTTGAGGAGTCTGTATCAGAGAGGCTAAAGCCTGAGACCCAGGAGAGCAGACCAAAGGAGAAGCCCGTCTCTACAGCTATCAAGTCTGTTCCCGTGCCAAAGCAGAGCACTGTTGCAAAGCTGCCTGCTGTCCATCCAGCCCGTCTAAGGAAGCTGTCCTTCCTGCCCACCCCACGTGCTCAGGGTCCTGAGGATGTGGTACAGGCTTTCATCAGTGAGATTG GGATCGAAGCATCAGACCTGTCAAGTCTGCTGGAGCAGTTTGAGAAGTCCGAAG CCAAAAAGGAGTGTCCTCTCCCGGCTTCTGCTGACAGCTTGGCTGTAGGAAACTCAGG CAGCATTGACACTCCCCAGGAGAAGAAACCCCTAGACCGGTTACAAGCCCCAGAACTGGCCAACGTGGCAG ggCTCACCCCTCCAGCTACCCCTCCCCACCAGTTATGGAAACCCCTGGCTGCTGTCTCACTGTTGGCCAAAGCCAAATCTCCTAAATCCACCGGCCAAGAGGGAACCCTGAAGCCTGAAGGAATTACAGAGGCCAAACCTCCAGCTACAGCCTGCCTCCAAGAAGGGGCCCACGGCCCTAGTCCAGTCCACGTGGGCTCTGGGGACCATGACTATTGTGTCCGAAGCAGGACACCCCCAAAAAGGATGCCTGCCCTAGTCATTTCAGAGATGGGCTCCCGATGGAATGTCAAGCGCCATCAGGACATCACCATCAAACCTGTGTTGTCATTGGGCTCAGCTGCACCCCCACTCCCATGCACGGCTACTTCCCAGGAGCCACTTGATCACAGGACTAACATTGAGCAGGCAGATCCTTCAGCGCCTTGTTTTGCCCCATCCACCTTGCTGTCCCCTGAGGCTTCACCCTGCCGGAATGAAATAAACGCTAGGACTCCCTCTGAGCCCTCAGACAAGCAGCAGTCAATGCGCTGTTACCGGAAAGCCTGCAGATCAGTCAGCCCCTCAAGTCGGGGCTGGCAAGGCCGCCGTGGCCGCAGTAGCCGTTCTGTCAGCTCTGGGTCCAGCCGGACCAGTGGAGCGTCCTCGTCCTCATCGGTGTCTTCCTCATCCCGATCCCGGTCCAGGTCCAGGTCCTTCTCCCCCCCCAACAAGAGGTGGCGAAG GTCCAGCTGCAGTTCCTCTGGACGGTCCAGAAggtgttcctcctcctcttcctcctcctcctcttcctcctcatcgtCCAGTTCCAGAAGCCGGTCTCCCTCTGTGTCCCCTTGCAGGAGAAGTGACCGGAGGCGGCG GTACAGCTCTTACCACCGTGCAAATGACCATTACCAAAGGCAGAGAGTGCTGCAGAAGGAGCGTGCAATA gaagagagaagggtgGTCTTCATTGGGAAAATACCTGGCCGAATGACTCGGTCAGAGCTGAAACAGAGGTTCTCTGTTTTTGGAGAAATTGAGGAGTGTACCATTCATTTTCGTGTCCAAGG TGACAACTATGGTTTCGTCACTTACCGTTATGCTGAAGAGGCATTTGCAGCCATTGAGAGTGGCCACAAGTTGCGGCAGGCAGACGAGCAGCCCTTTGATCTCTGCTTTGGGGGCCGAAGGCAGTTCTGCAAGAGGAGTTACTCTGACCTTG ACTCCAATCGTGAAGACTTTGATCCTGCTCCTGTAAAGAGCAAATTTGATTCACTTGACTTTGATACATTGTTGAAACAGGCTCAGAAGAACCTCCGGAGGTAA